The following proteins are encoded in a genomic region of Plasmodium sp. gorilla clade G2 genome assembly, chromosome: 2:
- a CDS encoding DEAD/DEAH box helicase, putative, with the protein MIDSDNKSIKNNKESISKEYKSKDMIEGDKERKNDIIKEYIKNMNEEDFLYLSEHLKIRLDNEIFMSQELNDYINKHIDIICELHFKNFLKEKPHMKNVFIDLTLKLKYLRHLEYLKRKKKKDKENKNININKNKNKKEEQIKENMDEVRKNELYQSNMHNKDTIIKCTNNLKDKKDLSNKNIMEDNKNILEDNKNILEDNKNILDDNKNIVELTLQDISSGYSETSCKSVNSLKCGNSSSSSSCDDNSSFLFSCSSDCDEDTSDEELLSSIHYDKREMSTLKSLEKAKNVYFAYINNKLKKYDILDNFNVNFLELVNYNLSDIKWKDNNLKKSNEYKDRIKEFLSNEENVKKIELNQSKLRSDILNSMFGFHIINETHPMKLPIKNMNNLSYQNGEVNNIYAYKSNTNKYRVYTKLGQLYESNDNIRNMNYYNNMENMNTKDNIDNIDNMNILNEWGKIMDQNIINESTSPEMDKKKKKINTKILYHNNEKNNNDNINMCGEHHNNVKHKKKKSTSKSKHIFKNNEVSIHFNDDIKKIEHVAKKELQEYIKQIYNKSKIHNKISSLKQYILITHWKELTKHNNYMSLLYEEKKRNCKILANLCYNQMKAIDQKRKIILEKEERERMKLLKDNDMEAYMKLIKTAKNKRLQELLDVTDQFLNNMSKCVLYQKKESSEQNVHDFIDTKNDENRICNKSHNEKDNDNILPSVHSLRTHLQETNGYNNKNLNEKIIHENNEKNTTICNYKNARENYYNISHVIKEKVKQPSILIGGELMKYQLEGLEWLVSLYNNNLHGILADEMGLGKTIQTISLFAYLKEYKNNINVKNLIIVPLSTLPNWISEFNRWCPSLKVITYRGNKLERKHLAKKLLEESFDICITTFDFIIKEKSFLMKISWNYIVVDEGHRMKNNKSRFHIFLSEFKSKYRILLTGTPLQNNLSELWSLLNFLLPKIFSSCINFENWFVKSLHNEKDIYENITEEEQLLIINRLHSVLLPFMLRRVKKDVLKSLPKKYEYNIHIELSLYQKILYKQIQTKGFKQVNHNGSITTKIFQNIVMQLRKIVNHPYLFLYDYNIDENIIKCSGKFEVLDRMLPKLLKFKHKVLIFSQMTKLMNILCDYLEFRGYKYHRLDGNIGLQQRKKIIDQFNNNMEYEKDATKQDNSEMSTGKNMITSSSKNMNMSSSKNMNMSSSKNMNMSSSKHMITSSSKNMITPSSQNVNMSSSKNMNMSSNKNMITPSSQNVNMSSSKNMNMSSSKNMITPSSQNVNMSNLKKEEINDFQIMDEKNLNGGNEDAMIFILSTRSGSLGLNLQTADTVIIFDSDFNPHQDIQAMCRCHRIGQKNVVKVFRFITLSGVEELVFKKAQHKLSINDKVIQAGLFNKIYNDEDRQNKLKDIIQRNQKNDMTIHPTNPLLLNYYMKRNEEELEYFLEFDKHYFGEQYFSLLNSLNVENVDSGQFTYMSEDEKEENETYLSSIIKKEKKDEEAEEDEEDQKEKKKEKKKEILNNNNNNNNNNDDDEIKSGSNINKGAKGRILDEYYNDNTKCVNLSNDRLTFKRKHDNDDFQCDDEKIKQNVECDVDNIIQNKNSKRLKMECQKDDNINDNMNDNINDNINDNMNDNMNDNINDNINDNINDNINDNMNDNINDNMNNLSVDDKKKKTIYLSSENDDTKEYSDTHDQYINDKMEVKDEEDYYGFILKEENQNDIEKILIKSNKLINKDELPAYLFYDDRNDSPDKINLKRSRKVININLMQEEKLTEKQFLKLIDSSPPKLLSSVEKDLSSYKRDIMKSDNEHNNDITTIEEVKNKEEIKEENIERTKNTSPLNINDLQISKNLTSENIHSTKKSTYNMRSSKRRSDTSSTYMETSIRKRNDKNISVCLKKGNVLTKEKKKNNSMDQNIQECQMNDENKKKVKRRKSSQ; encoded by the coding sequence atgataGACAGTGATAACAAAAgtataaagaataataaagagAGTATTTCGAAAGAATACAAATCAAAGGATATGATAGAAGGAGacaaagaaagaaagaatgacataataaaagaatacataaaaaatatgaatgaagAAGATTTCTTATATCTAAGtgaacatttaaaaataagattagataatgaaatatttatgtcTCAAGAATTAAATGACTAtattaataaacatattgatataatatgtgaattacattttaaaaattttttaaaagaaaaacctCATATGAAAAATGTCTTTATTGATCTTACATTGAAACTGAAATATTTAAGACATTTGGAATatttgaaaagaaaaaaaaaaaaagataaagaaaataaaaatataaatataaataaaaataaaaataaaaaggaggaacaaataaaagaaaatatggaTGAAGTCAGGAAAAATGAGTTATATCAAAGTAATATGCATAACAAAGatacaataataaaatgtacaaataatttaaaagataaaaaagatttatcaaataaaaatataatggaggataataaaaatatattggaggataataaaaatatattggaggataataaaaatatactggatgataataaaaatatagttgAATTAACCTTACAAGATATATCATCAGGATACTCTGAAACATCTTGCAAATCTGTTAATTCTCTAAAATGTGGAAactcttcatcatcatctagctgtgatgataatagtagctttttattttcttgttcTTCTGATTGTGATGAAGATACATCAGATGAAGAACTTTTATCATCCATACATTATGATAAAAGAGAAATGTCTACATTAAAAAGTTTGGAAAAAgctaaaaatgtatattttgcatatataaataataaattgaaaaaatatgatatattagatAATTTTAATGTTAATTTCCTTGAACTagtaaattataatttatctgatataaaatggaaagataataatttaaaaaaatcaaatgaatataaagataGAATAAAAGAATTCTTgtcaaatgaagaaaatgtaaAGAAAATTGAATTAAATCAAAGTAAATTAAGAtctgatatattaaattccATGTTTGGattccatattattaatgaAACACATCCAATGAAATTgccaataaaaaatatgaacaatttaTCTTATCAAAACGGAgaagtaaataatatatatgcttaTAAATCCAACACAAATAAATATCGTGTATATACAAAGCTTGGTCAGTTATATGAAAGTAATGacaatataagaaatatgaattattataataatatggaaaatatgaatactaaagataatatagataacatagataatatgaatatattaaatgaatggGGCAAAATTATGGATCAAAATATAATCAATGAATCAACATCTCCAGAaatggataaaaaaaaaaaaaaaataaacacaaagatattatatcataataatgaaaaaaataataatgataatattaatatgtgtGGAGAACATCACAATAATgtgaaacataaaaaaaaaaaatcaacaTCCAAATCTAAGcatatttttaagaataatGAAGTATCCATACAttttaatgatgatataaaaaaaattgaacaTGTTGCAAAAAAGGAATTACAAGAATATATCAAACAAATTTATAACAAATCAAAAATTCATAACAAGATATCCAGTTtgaaacaatatatattaataaccCATTGGAAAGAATTAACCaaacataataattacatgagtttattatatgaagaaaaaaaacggAATTGTAAAATATTAGCAAATTTATGTTATAATCAAATGAAAGCTATAGATCAGAAACgtaaaataattttagaaaaagaagaaagagaaagaatgaaattattaaaagataatGATATGGAAGCTTATATGAAGTTAATTAAAACAGCTAAAAATAAACGTTTACAAGAATTGTTAGATGTAACGGatcaatttttaaataatatgtctAAATGTgttttatatcaaaaaaaagaatcatCAGAACAAAATGTGCATGATTTTATAGATactaaaaatgatgaaaatagaatatgtaataaaagtCATAATGAGaaagataatgataatatactTCCAAGTGTTCATAGTTTGAGAACACATTTACAAGAAACAAatggatataataataaaaacttaaatgagaaaataatacatgaaaataatgaaaagaatacaacaatatgtaattataaaaatgctagagaaaattattataacatatctcatgttattaaagaaaaagtaAAACAGCCATCAATTCTTATAGGTGGAGAATTAATGAAATATCAATTGGAAGGTTTAGAATGGCTagtttctttatataataataatttacatgGTATTTTAGCTGATGAAATGGGTTTAGGTAAAACTATACAAACAATTAGTTTATTTGCATATttgaaagaatataaaaataatattaatgtaaaaaatttaattatagtACCTTTATCTACACTTCCAAATTGGATTAGTGAATTTAATAGATGGTGTCCATCATTAAAAGTTATAACATATAGAGGAAATAAATTAGAAAGAAAACATCTagcaaaaaaattattagaagaatcatttgatatatgtattactacatttgattttattataaaagagaaatcatttttaatgaaaatatcaTGGAATTATATAGTTGTTGATGAAGGACATcgaatgaaaaataataaatcacGTTTTCATATATTCTTATCCGAATTTAAAAGTAAATATCGTATATTATTAACTGGAACTCcattacaaaataatttatccGAATTATGGTCACTtcttaattttcttttaccaaaaatattttcttcatgtATAAATTTTGAAAATTGGTTTGTCAAATCATTAcataatgaaaaagatatttatgaaaatataacagAAGAAGAACaacttttaataataaatagacTACATAGTGTTCTCTTACCTTTTATGTTAAGAAGAGTTAAAAAAGATGTTTTAAAATCATTACccaaaaaatatgaatataatatacatattgaaTTATCTCtatatcaaaaaattttatataaacaaatacaaACCAAAGGTTTCAAACAAGTTAATCATAATGGTTCTATAACAACAaaaatttttcaaaatattgtCATGCAATTAAGAAAAATTGTTAATCATCCATACTTATTcttatatgattataacaTTGATGAAAATATCATCAAATGTAGTGGCAAATTTGAAGTACTTGATCGTATGCTACCCAAACTTTTGAAATTCAAACATAAAGTTCTCATATTCTCACAAATGACAAAACTTATGAACATTCTATGTGACTACCTTGAATTTAGGGGATATAAATATCATAGACTCGATGGAAATATTGGACTCCAacagagaaaaaaaattatcgaccagtttaataataatatggaatatGAGAAGGATGCAACAAAACAGGATAATTCTGAAATGTCAACAGGTAAAAATATGATCACGTCAAGTagtaaaaatatgaacatgtCAAGTagtaaaaatatgaacatgtCAAGTagtaaaaatatgaacatgtCAAGTAGTAAACACATGATAACGTCAAGTAGTAAAAACATGATCACGCCAAGTAGCCAAAATGTCAACATGTCAAGTagtaaaaatatgaacatgtcaagtaataaaaatatgatcaCGCCAAGTAGCCAAAATGTCAACATGTCAAGTagtaaaaatatgaacatgtCAAGTAGTAAAAACATGATCACGCCAAGTAGCCAAAATGTCAACATGTCCAATCTCAAAAAGGAAGAAATTAATGATTTCCAAATTATGGACGAAAAAAACCTGAATGGCGGAAACGAAGATGCAATGATATTTATTCTATCCACAAGATCAGGAAGTTTGGGTTTAAATTTACAGACGGCTGACacagtaataatatttgacAGCGATTTTAATCCTCATCAAGATATTCAAGCCATGTGTAGGTGTCACAGAATAGGTCAGAAAAATGTGGTAAAGGTATTTCGTTTTATTACACTATCGGGGGTCGAAGAGTTGGTTTTTAAAAAGGCTCAGCACAAACTGAGTATAAATGATAAGGTAATTCAGGCAGGtttgtttaataaaatatataatgatgagGATAGGCAGAATAAATTGAAGGATATTATTCAAAGAAATCAAAAGAATGATATGACAATACATCCTACCAATCCAttgttattaaattattatatgaagagGAATGAAGAAGAATTAGAATATTTCCTTGAATTTGATAAACATTATTTTGGGGAgcaatatttttcattattaaatTCTTTGAATGTAGAAAATGTAGACAGTGGTCAATTTACTTATATGAGTGAAGATGAGaaggaagaaaatgaaacatATTTGAGttcaattataaaaaaggagAAAAAGGACGAGGAGGCAGAAGAGGATGAGGAAGATcaaaaggaaaagaaaaaggaaaaaaaaaaggaaatattgaataataataataataataataataataatgatgatgatgagaTAAAAAGTGGaagtaatataaacaaaGGAGCTAAAGGAAGAATATTggatgaatattataatgataatacaaaatgTGTAAACTTATCAAATGATCGATTGacatttaaaagaaaacatgataatgatgattttCAATGTGacgatgaaaaaataaaacaaaatgtaGAGTGTGACGtggataatataatacaaaataaaaatagtaaaAGATTAAAAATGGAATGTCAAaaggatgataatataaatgataatatgaatgataatataaatgataatataaatgataatatgaatgataatatgaatgataatataaatgataatataaatgataatataaatgataatataaatgataatatgaatgataatataaatgataatatgaataatttaagtgtggatgataaaaaaaagaaaactatATATCTTTCAAGTGAGAATGATGATACAAAGGAATATTCAGATACTCATgatcaatatataaatgacaaAATGGAAGtaaaagatgaagaagattATTAtggttttattttaaaagaagaaaatcaaaacgatatagaaaaaatattaattaaaagcaataaattaataaataaagatgaaTTACCagcttatttattttatgatgATAGAAATGATTCTccagataaaataaatcttAAGAGATCAAGAaaagtaataaatattaatttaatgcAAGAAGAGAAATTAACAGAAAAACAATTTCTCAAATTAATTGATTCCTCACCAcctaaattattatcaagtGTGGAAAAAGATTTAAGTAGCTATAAAAGAGATATAATGAAATCTGACAATGaacataataatgatataacaacaatagaagaagtaaaaaataaagaagagataaaagaagaaaatattgaGAGAACAAAAAATACATCACCATTAAATATAAACGATTTACAGATAAGTAAAAATCTAACAAGCGAAAATATTCATAGTACAAAAAAAAGTACTTATAATATGAGAAGTTCTAAAAGAAGAAGTGACACTTCATCAACATATATGGAAACAAGTATAAGAAAGAGAAAtgacaaaaatatttctgtgtgtttaaaaaaaggaaatgtCTTAAcaaaggagaaaaaaaaaaataacagtATGGACCAAAATATACAAGAATGTCAAatgaatgatgaaaataagaaaaaagttaaaagaagaaaaagttcacagtaa